The Amycolatopsis sp. DG1A-15b genome window below encodes:
- a CDS encoding maleylpyruvate isomerase family mycothiol-dependent enzyme translates to MADVFTDLQAQTEALAELAERHGRGSDLTGHFARLTSTARLVRLSVENPDVFGVTPQISYDSLDEAILMWLIEQRKANALLAAAPPEPQLPWSDGPLRPSVLAAAVLTEIFAAGQDIADTFGVRPRRDDTIGHVAYYGVRTRDRAYLRQQEQPPAAPFRFELVAPSGTRWDFGPEDATDRITGPAEDFCLLVTGRRFAEDLALDFAGRRTARWLELLER, encoded by the coding sequence ATGGCCGACGTGTTCACGGACTTGCAGGCCCAGACCGAGGCGCTGGCCGAGCTGGCCGAGCGGCACGGCCGCGGCTCCGACCTCACCGGGCACTTCGCCCGGCTGACGTCGACCGCGCGGCTGGTCCGGCTCAGCGTCGAGAACCCGGACGTGTTCGGCGTGACCCCGCAGATCTCCTACGACTCGCTCGACGAGGCGATCCTGATGTGGCTGATCGAGCAGCGGAAGGCCAACGCCCTGCTCGCCGCGGCCCCGCCGGAGCCGCAGCTGCCGTGGAGCGACGGCCCGCTTCGCCCGTCCGTGCTCGCCGCCGCGGTGCTGACCGAGATCTTCGCCGCCGGGCAGGACATCGCCGACACGTTCGGCGTCCGCCCCCGGCGCGACGACACGATCGGGCACGTCGCCTACTACGGCGTCCGCACCCGGGACCGCGCCTACCTGCGGCAGCAGGAGCAGCCGCCGGCCGCGCCGTTCCGGTTCGAGCTGGTCGCCCCCTCGGGGACGCGGTGGGACTTCGGGCCGGAGGACGCCACCGATCGCATCACCGGGCCGGCCGAGGACTTCTGCCTCCTGGTGACCGGCCGCCGCTTCGCCGAAGACCTCGCACTGGACTTCGCCGGCCGGCGCACCGCCCGGTGGCTGGAGCTGCTGGAGCGCTGA
- a CDS encoding YciI family protein: MKYLLAMYLNPDVMAKLSEQDMDAIMTGHQEFIRTIRESGEMISTQALGAVADSSVVRVRGGLPAVTDGPFLESKEFLAGYYLVECASKERAVELAAMIPDAAVEGLGIEVREVVFFADAETEVPMA; the protein is encoded by the coding sequence GTGAAGTACCTGCTGGCGATGTACCTGAACCCCGACGTGATGGCGAAGCTGTCGGAGCAGGACATGGACGCGATCATGACCGGGCACCAGGAGTTCATCCGGACGATCCGGGAGTCCGGCGAGATGATCAGCACGCAGGCGCTGGGCGCGGTCGCCGACAGCAGCGTCGTGCGGGTGCGCGGCGGCCTGCCGGCGGTCACCGACGGGCCGTTCCTGGAGTCGAAGGAGTTCCTCGCCGGCTACTACCTCGTCGAGTGCGCGAGCAAGGAGCGCGCGGTCGAGCTCGCCGCGATGATCCCGGACGCCGCCGTCGAAGGTCTCGGCATCGAGGTGCGCGAGGTCGTCTTCTTCGCCGACGCCGAAACCGAAGTCCCCATGGCGTGA
- a CDS encoding AfsR/SARP family transcriptional regulator — translation MYSDERRGDGSRGTGEDDVRFNVLGPLEVLRDGVDHAPKTPKVLQLLAVLVTRPGRMVHIDTLIQELWSDNPPRTVRTTLHTYVYHLRRCITDQHLAEDADKMLTTRQSGYALHIEPAQVDVHDFAGFQHLGNSRRAAGDHAGAAGSYRSALDLWSGSPLANLHCGPVLSAYCTELVEQRRNILHLRIEAEIAGGHHRELIGELRGLATHSPLDEALHGQLMRALGRSGRRSDAMTVYRGLRSRLAGELGVEPCDELQLLHRDLISEGDHR, via the coding sequence ATGTACTCCGACGAACGACGAGGGGACGGATCGCGCGGCACCGGCGAAGACGACGTGCGGTTCAACGTTCTCGGCCCGCTGGAGGTCCTGCGCGACGGCGTCGATCACGCACCCAAGACGCCGAAGGTCCTACAGCTGCTCGCGGTGCTGGTGACGCGGCCCGGCCGGATGGTGCACATCGACACGCTGATCCAGGAGCTGTGGTCGGACAACCCGCCGCGCACCGTCCGCACGACGCTGCACACCTACGTCTACCACCTCCGGCGGTGCATCACCGATCAGCATCTCGCCGAAGACGCGGACAAGATGCTGACCACGCGCCAGTCCGGGTACGCCCTGCACATCGAGCCCGCCCAGGTGGACGTGCACGACTTCGCGGGGTTCCAGCACCTCGGCAACAGCCGGCGCGCGGCCGGTGACCACGCCGGCGCGGCCGGCAGCTACCGCAGCGCCCTCGACCTGTGGTCCGGCTCGCCGCTGGCCAACCTGCACTGCGGCCCGGTCCTTTCGGCCTACTGCACCGAGCTGGTCGAGCAGCGGCGGAACATTCTGCACCTGCGCATCGAAGCCGAGATCGCCGGTGGCCACCACCGCGAACTGATCGGCGAACTGCGCGGCCTCGCGACGCACAGCCCGCTCGACGAAGCCCTGCACGGCCAGCTGATGCGCGCGCTCGGCCGCAGCGGCCGGCGCTCCGACGCGATGACGGTGTACCGCGGCCTGCGCTCCCGGCTCGCCGGTGAGCTCGGCGTCGAACCCTGCGACGAGCTGCAGCTGCTGCACCGCGACCTGATTTCCGAAGGCGACCACCGCTGA
- a CDS encoding DUF6596 domain-containing protein, whose protein sequence is MTGVAEVLRPLVPQVLGALVRRYGQFDACEDAVADALLAASEQWPAEGVPDNPRGWLITVATRRLTDHWRSESARRRREESVALREPPPVVPGPGQDQAPDSDDTLSLLFLCCHPAVSPPSQVALTLRAVGGLTTAQIASAFLVPEATMTRRITRAKESIAAAGSTFSEPSAADFPERLRVVLQVLYLIFNEGYTATSGQHLQRLELTAEAIRLARAVHALLPGDGEVAGLLALMLLTEARRDARIGDRGELVPLPEQDRGRWDAALIDEGEALIDAVLGRTALGPYQVQAAIAALHDRAPSAEATDWPQIVELYELLRTFMPGPVVTLNQAVAVAQVAGPDQGLALLDTVDAGLDLGRRADAVRAHLLELRGDRAAARDHYLRAAERTPSLPERRYLMDRAGRLVPEEDGARP, encoded by the coding sequence GTGACCGGAGTCGCCGAGGTCCTGCGCCCGCTCGTGCCGCAGGTGCTGGGCGCGCTGGTGCGCCGGTACGGCCAGTTCGACGCGTGCGAGGACGCGGTCGCCGACGCCCTGCTCGCGGCGAGCGAGCAGTGGCCCGCCGAGGGCGTCCCGGACAACCCGCGCGGCTGGCTGATCACGGTCGCCACCCGGCGGCTCACCGACCACTGGCGCAGCGAAAGCGCGCGACGGCGGCGGGAGGAGTCGGTCGCCCTGCGGGAGCCGCCGCCGGTCGTCCCCGGGCCAGGCCAGGACCAGGCCCCGGACTCCGACGACACGCTGTCGCTGCTGTTCCTGTGCTGCCACCCCGCCGTCTCGCCGCCTTCGCAGGTCGCGCTGACGCTGCGCGCGGTCGGCGGCCTGACCACGGCGCAGATCGCGAGCGCCTTCCTGGTGCCCGAGGCGACCATGACGCGGCGCATCACCCGCGCGAAGGAGAGCATCGCCGCCGCCGGCTCGACCTTCAGCGAGCCCTCGGCGGCGGACTTCCCGGAGCGGCTGCGCGTGGTGCTGCAGGTGCTCTACCTGATCTTCAACGAGGGGTACACCGCCACTTCCGGCCAGCACCTCCAGCGCCTGGAGCTGACCGCGGAAGCCATCCGGCTGGCGCGCGCCGTGCACGCGCTCCTGCCCGGGGACGGCGAGGTCGCCGGGTTGCTCGCCCTGATGCTGCTGACCGAGGCCCGCCGTGACGCGCGGATCGGCGACCGCGGCGAACTCGTCCCCCTGCCGGAGCAGGACCGCGGCCGCTGGGACGCCGCGCTGATCGACGAGGGAGAGGCGCTGATCGACGCGGTGCTCGGCCGCACCGCGCTCGGGCCGTACCAGGTGCAGGCCGCGATCGCCGCGCTGCACGACCGCGCGCCGAGCGCCGAGGCCACCGACTGGCCGCAGATCGTCGAGCTGTACGAGCTGCTCCGGACGTTCATGCCGGGGCCGGTGGTCACGCTGAACCAGGCGGTCGCCGTCGCCCAGGTCGCCGGCCCCGACCAGGGGCTGGCCCTGCTGGACACGGTCGACGCCGGCCTCGACCTCGGCCGCCGGGCGGACGCGGTCCGGGCGCACCTGCTGGAGCTGCGCGGTGACCGGGCCGCGGCCCGGGACCACTACCTCCGCGCGGCGGAGCGGACGCCGAGCCTGCCCGAACGCCGCTACCTCATGGACCGGGCCGGGCGGCTCGTCCCCGAGGAGGACGGCGCCCGGCCCTGA
- a CDS encoding helix-turn-helix domain-containing protein encodes MPTTHTRAYGQFCGLARALEIVGERWSLLVVRDLVLGPKRYDELQAGLPKIPSSILSARLNELEAAGVVRRRVRGELNAGVVYELTQYGSELDQVLLDLGLWGARSLHQPKPGDILTLDSAILSLYTTFRPEVAEGVQVTYEIRYGDQMIVHALVEDGVAKVGEGRLSGADLIIKADHAAALLDLMSGTVTAADAVRGGRLAIEGEVADLQLFAQLFHVPAAPEPPAGIVVR; translated from the coding sequence ATGCCCACGACCCACACCCGCGCCTACGGCCAGTTCTGCGGGCTCGCCCGCGCGCTCGAGATCGTCGGGGAGCGCTGGTCGCTGCTCGTCGTGCGTGACCTCGTGCTCGGGCCCAAGCGCTACGACGAACTGCAGGCCGGGCTGCCGAAGATCCCGTCGAGCATCCTTTCCGCGCGGCTCAACGAGCTCGAGGCGGCCGGCGTGGTCCGCCGCCGCGTGCGCGGGGAACTGAACGCCGGCGTCGTCTACGAGCTGACCCAGTACGGCAGCGAACTCGACCAGGTCCTGCTCGACCTCGGCCTGTGGGGCGCGCGGTCCCTGCACCAACCGAAGCCCGGCGACATCCTGACCCTGGACTCGGCGATTCTCTCGCTGTACACCACTTTCCGGCCCGAGGTGGCCGAAGGCGTCCAGGTGACCTACGAGATCCGCTACGGCGACCAGATGATCGTCCACGCGCTGGTCGAGGACGGCGTGGCCAAGGTCGGCGAAGGCCGCCTGTCGGGTGCGGACCTGATCATCAAGGCCGACCACGCCGCCGCGCTGCTGGACCTGATGAGCGGCACGGTCACGGCCGCCGACGCCGTGCGCGGCGGCCGGCTGGCGATCGAGGGCGAGGTCGCCGACCTCCAGCTGTTCGCGCAGCTGTTCCACGTTCCCGCGGCGCCGGAGCCGCCGGCGGGCATCGTGGTGCGCTGA
- a CDS encoding L-threonylcarbamoyladenylate synthase: MARYFDLHPDNPQKRALGQVVEILRNDGLIAYPTDSCFALGCRPGNRDGLDRIRAIRKLDHRHHFTLVCQDFAQLGQFVHIDNAVFRAIKAATPGSYTFILPATKEVPRRLMHEKKKTVGVRIPDHRVTQALLAELGEPLLSSTLLLPGSGEPMTQGWEIKEELDHQLEAVLDSGDCGVEPTTVIDFSSGEAEVLRVGAGDPAPFE; this comes from the coding sequence ATGGCACGCTATTTCGACCTGCATCCGGACAATCCTCAGAAGCGGGCGCTCGGCCAGGTCGTCGAAATCCTCCGGAACGACGGGCTGATCGCCTACCCGACCGACTCGTGCTTCGCGCTCGGGTGCCGTCCGGGCAACCGGGACGGGCTGGACCGGATCCGTGCGATCCGCAAGCTCGACCACCGGCACCACTTCACCCTGGTGTGCCAGGACTTCGCCCAGCTGGGGCAGTTCGTCCACATCGACAACGCGGTGTTCCGCGCGATCAAGGCGGCGACCCCGGGCAGCTACACCTTCATCCTGCCGGCGACCAAGGAAGTGCCGCGGCGGTTGATGCACGAGAAGAAGAAGACGGTCGGCGTGCGCATTCCGGACCACCGCGTCACCCAGGCGCTGCTGGCCGAGCTGGGCGAGCCGCTGCTGTCGAGCACGCTGCTGCTGCCCGGGTCGGGCGAGCCGATGACCCAGGGCTGGGAGATCAAGGAAGAACTGGACCACCAGCTGGAAGCGGTGCTCGACTCCGGCGACTGCGGAGTCGAGCCGACGACCGTCATCGACTTCTCTTCCGGCGAGGCCGAGGTGCTGCGCGTCGGCGCGGGCGACCCTGCGCCGTTCGAGTGA